One window of Trichoderma breve strain T069 chromosome 3, whole genome shotgun sequence genomic DNA carries:
- a CDS encoding ankyrin repeats (many copies) domain-containing protein has protein sequence MSNPNDYTVGWICAISTELVAARAFLDEEHDPPNAVSPRDNNIYTLGKRGKHNIVIAALPDGEYGISAAASVARDMLHSFPNVRIGLMVGIGGGVPGRHDVRLGDVVVSATHNEQAGIFQYNFGKTIQAQEFQNTMFLNQPPALLRSAVGGLKADYESNGHQFQETINSILTRKPRLRKKYQRPDSNTDRLYLSNAVHPLTNNESCSKACSDLMLVPREQRAEDEDDLIIHYGLIASGNQLMKDALIRDQLASEKDILCFGMEAAGLMNHFPCLVIRGICDYSDSHKNKIWQGYAAMTAAAYAKDLVGRIPPTKIEAENCIADVLSGVKEAVDRLVNVYHDERNIAILDWLISLNYSTQLSDYLRRRQEGTGNWLLRSDQFQMWVKTEKQMLFCPGMPGAGKTVLTSIVVDYLHSWLQTDSKAGIAYFFFDYKRQEEQTIEALLAVFLRQLTACQTSLPDAVHKLYKQHNTQAKQTRPSAEELMQVLKSVIGLYSRVFIIIDALDECNSPNGTRSRVLSGIFKLRNETGANFFITSRFNTEISKQAQLAKSVLSWLTFAKRPMRVDELQQALGVEPGESSFDKRNMPDIELMVSVCAGLVTIDNGSNIIRLVHYTTQEYFQRSYEEWLPGPQSVITVTCVTYLSYEVFEFTTDDNRDYIAALLEPYAFYDYARLYWGDHARENSVPIKAVMEFLKNAAKIKSYCRLLEEFSWIRDNRVPWGLEKQITGLHLATWFGLTADVDLLLNNNTHIEATNDSGETALHVAATHGHEDIVQLLLENNADIEAIDRFGNTPLYYAATPGHKAVVQLLLDNNVNIVATNGSGLTAMHAAAMYGHEDIIQLLLNKNAHIEAVTKEKEAPLHCS, from the exons ATGTCAAATCCTAATGACTACACTGTCGGCTGGATATGTGCCATTAGCACAGAACTAGTCGCCGCCAGAGCATTTCTTGACGAAGAGCATGATCCGCCTAATGCCGTCTCCCCTCGCGATAACAACATCTACACGCTGGGGAAAAGGGGAAAGCACAACATTGTTATTGCTGCCCTACCCGACGGAGAATATGGTATCAGTGCCGCAGCATCAGTTGCTAGAGATATGCTGCACAGCTTTCCTAATGTGAGGATTGGTCTGATGGTGGGTATCGGGGGTGGCGTCCCAGGCAGGCATGATGTCCGTCTgggagatgttgttgttaGCGCCACTCATAACGAACAGGCGGGAATATTTCAATATAATTTTGGGAAAACGATTCAAGCCCAAGAGTTTCAGAACACAATGTTTCTGAACCAGCCCCCTGCGCTTTTACGAAGCGCCGTAGGTGGTCTCAAAGCCGACTATGAGAGCAATGGCCATCAGTTTCAAGAGACTATAAATAGCATCCTGACTAGGAAACCAAGACTCCGGAAGAAATACCAGCGGCCCGATTCAAATACTGATCGGCTCTATCTCAGCAATGCTGTTCATCCTTTAACAAATAATGAGAGTTGTTCAAAAGCTTGTAGCGATTTAATGCTAGTACCACGAGAGCAACgagcagaagacgaagacgatctGATAATTCACTACGGCCTCATTGCATCTGGTAATCAGCTAATGAAGGATGCGCTGATTCGAGATCAACTTGCATCTGAGAAAGATATCCTTTGTTTTGGGATGGAAGCAGCTGGGTTGATGAACCATTTCCCCTGCCTAGTTATTCGCGGGATATGCGACTACTCAGATTCACATAAGAACAAGATATGGCAGGGCTACGCAGCAATGACTGCAGCAGCGTATGCAAAAGATCTCGTTGGACGAATTCCTCCTACCAAAATTGAGGCCGAGAATTGCATTGCAGATGTTCTCTCTG GAGTGAAAGAAGCCGTTGATCGACTTGTTAATGTGTACCATGATGAAAGGAATATCGCTATACTTGACTGGCTTATTTCACTCAACTACAGTACACAACTGAGTGATTATCTTAGGCGACGGCAGGAAGGAACCGGGAACTGGCTTCTACGCTCCGATCAGTTCCAGATGTGGGTCAAAACCGAAAAACAGATGTTGTTCTGTCCAGGCATGCCGGGAGCGGGCAAGACTGTTTTAACGTCGATTGTGGTTGATTACCTTCATTCATGGCTCCAAACAGACTCAAAAGCAGGTATTGCATATTTCTTTTTCGACTACAAGCGGCAAGAGGAGCAAACAATAGAGGCGTTACTGGCAGTCTTCTTGAGGCAGCTGACCGCATGTCAAACTTCTCTACCAGACGCAGTGCACAAGCTATACAAACAGCACAATACCCAGGCCAAACAGACCCGACCATCTGCTGAAGAGCTCATGCAAGTTCTCAAATCCGTAATAGGGCTATACTCGAGGGTATTTATAATTATCGATGCACTTGACGAGTGTAACTCACCTAATGGCACCCGATCGAGAGTTCTGTCGGGCATCTTTAAATTACGAAACGAAACAGGAGCaaacttttttataacttCTCGTTTCAATACTGAGATTTCAA AACAAGCACAGCTCGCAAAGTCGGTCTTGTCTTGGCTCACCTTCGCAAAGAGGCCAATGAGAGTTGATGAACTGCAGCAAGCGCTTGGGGTAGAGCCAGGAGAGTCGAGCTTTGACAAACGAAACATGCCGGATATTGAACTTATGGTATCTGTATGTGCTGGTTTGGTTACCatcgacaatggcagcaacattATCCGATTAGTCCATTACACGACTCAGGAATATTTCCAACGATCGTACGAGGAATGGCTCCCTGGACCCCAGTCCGTTATCACAGTGACTTGTGTTACTTATTTGTCGTACGAAGTGTTTGAGTTTACAACAGACGATAACCGTGATTATATTGCAGCACTATTGGAGCCTTATGCGTTCTACGATTACGCTCGCCTTTATTGGGGTGACCACGCTCGTGAAAACTCTGTCCCAATAAAGGCGGTAATGGAGTTCTTGAAGAACGCGGCCAAGATTAAATCATATTGCAGATTACTGGAAGAATTTTCTTGGATAAGAGACAATCGTGTTCCCTGGGGATTGGAGAAACAAATCACAGGGCTACATTTAGCGACATGGTTTGGGCTCACCGCAGACGTTGATCTACTACTAAACAACAACACTCATATCGAGGCTACCAACGACTCAGGCGAGACAGCCCTGCATGTTGCAGCTACACATGGGCATGAGGATATTGTTCAGTTACTGCTGGAAAATAACGCTGATATCGAAGCTATTGATAGATTTGGCAATACACCGCTATATTATGCAGCTACACCAGGTCATAAAGCTGTAGTCCAACTGCTGCTAGACAATAACGTTAATATCGTGGCCACCAATGGATCAGGTTTAACAGCAATGCATGCTGCAGCTATGTATGGGCATGAAGATATTATTCAACTGTTACTGAACAAGAATGCTCATATCGAAGCTgttactaaagaaaaagaggcaccGTTACATTGCAGCTGA
- a CDS encoding inorganic pyrophosphatase domain-containing protein yields the protein MRSLLSLCLLNLAIAPVFSAATTAVKGGDKDGKKEFDVNALSLREVGARNTLDWRVWLEQDGEVISFWHDIPLYPDEKQNNIVNFYVEIPRWTDGKIETKRDKPMNPIFHDDKDDVPRYVASVWPHKSYPFLYGSLPQTWENSNIKHNFTGYIGDNDPMDVVDISAIDPGYVGQVRTIKILGALPMIDDETTDWKVIGINVNDPLSAFINNLDDLEKYRPGLPQTFYDWFTYYKVLRSGELNIIYGGKFQDSNTAREIVAESHGFWKDLISGKEKPGKIIISQTSQPTICKSYIPSKDTTKKFDIPKKSDIKPAAPRPAKYDKWFYLDENFLPLPEQIIDVE from the exons ATGCGCTCGCTtctgtctctttgtctgctGAACTTGGCTATTGCGCCTGTGTTCTCTGCAGCTACCACTGCTGTAAAGGGTGGTGACAAGGATGGTAAGAAGGAGTTTGATGTTAACGCTCTCAGTCTGAGAGAAGTGGGTGCGCGCAACACACTG GATTGGCGCGTCTGGCTCGAGCAGGATGGCGAAGTCATCTCCTTCTGGCACGACATTCCTCTTTATCCCGACGAAAAGCAGAACAACATTGTCAATTTCTACGTCGAAATCCCGCGATGGACAGATGGCAAGATCGAAACTAAGCGTGACAAGCCTATGA ATCCCATCTTTCATGATGACAAAGATGACGTGCCTCGATATGTGGCCAGCGTTTGGCCACACAAGTCTTACCCCTTCCTTTACGGGTCGCTTCCTCAGACGTGGGAAAACTCCAACATCAAGCACAACTTTACCGGATACATTGGCGACAATGACCCTATGGATGTTGTTGACATCAGCGCCATTGA CCCTGGATATGTTGGCCAGGTTCGAACGATCAAGATTTTGGGTGCTCTCCCTATGATTGAT GATGAGACTACGGACTGGAAGGTCATTGGCATCAACGTCAATGATCCTCTATCTGCATTTATTAACA ATCTCGACGACCTCGAAAAATACAGACCCGGTCTCCCACAAACCTTTTACGACTGGTTCACC TACTACAAGGTCCTCCGCAGCGGCGAGCTCAACATCATCTACGGAGGCAAGTTCCAAGACTCCAACACTGCGCGCGAAATCGTCGCCGAAAGCCACGGCTTCTGGAAGGATCTCATCAGCGGCAAAGAGAAGCCCGGCAAGATCATCATCTCGCAGACTTCACAGCCAACCATTTGCAAGAGCTACATTCCGAGCAAGGACACGACCAAGAAGTTTGACATCCCAAAGAAGTCTGACATTAAGCCTGCTGCCCCGCGACCTGCCAAATACGACAAGTGGTTCTACTTGGATGAGAACTTTTTGCCGCTGCCAGAGCAGATTATTGACGTTGAGTAG
- a CDS encoding major facilitator superfamily domain-containing protein — translation MASSSTLNAPAAFDDDKTLDIKPDERDGNSDSNSNSDVEKGQVAQAQDELDWDNAPENPYNFPGWKKALTIFALATMGLTVSIATSISSSSVNLLMEEFGVSRTVALLPLTLYVVALGLGPIIGGPLSETIGRYPVIMGGLTIGALWTLGAGFVHNFGALCFFRFLSGFFWAPILANAPGSISETFMPKTRGPVSAIFILTPFLGPGLGPVIGSFVSVDKGWRWTEWTMLFFSVFSIGLGLMIGETFHPVLKRRLAKKKGIEMPPLPPMNERIKTFAVVAAIRPVKMLFTEPIVTFICLYVAVDFGTLFSFFGGVPYTFGTVYHFTTDQSGLVFISIVIGCFLGLATIMACEIFLYRKQIPNYPPHKVPPEHRLYPAMLGSFGLPLGLFCTMQYTTDTFTGNVVASASSANSLARYGFAGVFPLFTIQMYTTLGIDWASSLLGFIALALIPIPWVLFKFGPKIRAKSRFETHKYE, via the exons ATGGCGTCCTCCTCCACGTTGAACGCCCCGGCCGCGTTCGATGATGACAAGACTTTAGACATAAAGCCGGACGAGCGGGATGGAAACAGcgacagcaacagcaataGCGATGTTGAAAAGGGACAGGTTGCGCAGGCACAGGACGAGCTCGACTGGGACAATGCTCCCGAGAATCCGTATAACTTTCCAGGATGGAAAAAGGCTCTGACCATTTTTGCGTTGGCTACAATGGGTCTCACGGT TTCAATAGCcacatccatctcctcctcgtccgtcaACCTTCTCATGGAAGAGTTTGGCGTCAGTCGAACCGTCGCCCTATTGCCTCTCACCCTCTACGTCGTTGCTCTCGGCCTTGGCCCCATCATCGGCGGTCCTCTTTCCGAGACCATTGGACGATATCCCGTCATCATGGGCGGCCTGACCATTGGCGCTCTCTGGACTCTTGGAGCTGGCTTCGTCCACAACTTTGGCGCGCTGTGCTTCTTCCGCTTCCTCTCTGGCTTCTTCTGGGCTCCTATTCTGGCTAATGCGCCTGGATCCATCTCAGAGACGTTTATGCCAAAGACGCGAGGACCCGTCAGcgccatcttcattctcaCACCTTTCCTGGGCCCCGGTCTCGG TCCCGTTATTGGTTCTTTTGTTTCCGTCGACAAGGGTTGGCGATGGACTGAGTGGACaatgctctttttctctgtATTCAGCATTGGTCTGGGCTTAATGATCGGAGAAACTTTCCACCCCGTTCTCAAGCGTCGTctagccaagaagaagggcatcGAAAtgcctcctctccctcccatGAACGAGCGCATAAAGACATTCGCCGTTGTCGCAGCTATTCGACCAGTCAAGATGTTGTTCACCGAACCCATTGTCACATTCATCTGCCTCTACGTCGCCGTCGACTTTGGTACCCTTTTCAGTTTCTTTGGCGGTGTCCCTTATACCTTCGGCACGGTATACCACTTCACCACCGATCAATCCGGCCTGGTCTTTATTTCCATCGTTATCGGCTGtttccttggccttgccacAATCATGGCCTGCGAAATCTTCCTCTATCGAAAGCAGATCCCCAACTATCCTCCTCACAAAGTGCCTCCGGAGCACAGACTTTATCCCGCCATGCTCGGCAGCTTTGGCTTGCCCCTTGGTCTTTTCTG CACCATGCAGTACACTACCGACACGTTTACCGGAAATGTCGTCGCGAGTGCTTCCAGTGCCAACAGTTTGGCTCGATACGGCTTTGCTGGCGTGTTCCCCCTCTTCACGATACAGA TGTACACCACTCTCGGAATCGACTGGGCCAGTAGTCTGTTGGGATTCATTGCTCTGGCATTGATCCCCATCCCCTGGGTCCTTTTCAAATTTGGCCCTAAGATCAGGGCCAAGAGTAGGTTCGAGACGcacaagtacgagtaa
- a CDS encoding PPPDE putative peptidase domain-containing protein, whose amino-acid sequence MPSDNGASTVRIVASIVGVIVAAVAVIVSIKAAIASSRKKAKATAASKNGVAAKAKGKEASKADIKKWYKEALNKIVTARLEKESSVESGEPVFLSHYISQGQFRHWVLHAHDYKYELRQTEVGDSNTPGVYEATIGPSEFNLKAYKESVITRYSPEVGHYFYSMIGWTTLSKERIDEECHRISTTFGKYSLLSNNCHDFLQQLADKVVTKKAPDWAWFRQSSLGGYSYLERPALGYQVIGVATWTRHLKRMKHYLSPAEQQSIDDFILLLEEFVEAHLTKTSAMVATQSAMHGQTDNSGGDYPDGSGGHEHHDSSGGHGHHDSGHHGHHDTSGGHGHFHFGGHGHGGHGHHDGGGGGHGGGHAC is encoded by the coding sequence ATGCCTTCAGACAACGGTGCTTCGACCGTGAGAATCGTGGCTTCCATAGTTGGAGTTATTGTCGCAGCAGTCGCTGTCATCGTATCCATCAAAGCTGCCATCGCATCATCCcggaaaaaagcaaaagctaCCGCTGCATCGAAAAACGGCgttgctgccaaggccaagggcaaagagGCGTCCAAAGCAGATATAAAGAAATGGTACAAAGAAGCCCTCAATAAGATTGTCACTGCTCGTCTCGAGAAAGAATCAAGCGTCGAGTCTGGCGAGCCGGTTTTCTTGTCGCATTATATCAGCCAGGGTCAATTCCGTCACTGGGTGTTGCACGCTCATGACTACAAGTACGAATTACGCCAGACAGAAGTCGGCGATTCAAACACACCTGGAGTCTATGAGGCGACGATTGGACCATCTGAATTTAACCTCAAGGCGTATAAAGAGTCGGTCATTACGAGATACTCCCCCGAAGTTGGCCATTACTTTTACAGCATGATAGGTTGGACGACCCTCTCCAAAGAACGAATTGACGAGGAGTGTCATCGGATCTCGACGACATTTGGGAAATATTCTCTCTTGTCGAATAACTGCCACGACTTCCTTCAGCAACTGGCCGATAAAGTCGTGACCAAGAAAGCACCAGATTGGGCTTGGTTTCGGCAGAGCTCTTTGGGCGGTTACAGTTATCTTGAGCGCCCAGCACTGGGTTATCAGGTCATAGGTGTTGCGACGTGGACTAGACATTTGAAGCGGATGAAACATTATCTCAGCCCAGCTGAACAACAGAGTATTGATGATTTCATCCTACTTCTTGAGGAATTTGTTGAAGCCCACTTGACTAAGACATCAGCGATGGTAGCAACACAGTCTGCAATGCATGGGCAGACTGACAATAGCGGAGGGGATTATCCTGACGGCAGTGGAGGTCACGAACATCATGATAGTAGTGGAGGCCATGGGCATCATGACAGCGGACACCACGGACATCATGACACCAGCGGAGGCCATGGACATTTTCACTTCGGAGGTCACGGACATGGAGGCCACGGACACCATGatggtggaggcggcggacACGGAGGCGGACACGCCTGTTAG
- a CDS encoding ankyrin repeats (3 copies) domain-containing protein — MSHFNNYTGWANPPNYGAQETDEAALLLAADLDDKDTVQFLLESGVSVEAENESGETAIFVASRKDIIQLLLNYGADINAVNNDGNTPLHEAVVGCDSARVRLLLKSGANVEALDRNLDTALQVAAMQGQPETVKVLLKHNASVEAAVREGETPLHLAAMYNTTDCTKLLLKHKADLKNTDHRGNTPLHCAAYYGAWGDVELLLKWHARINATNTNGRTALHQAVSSDSCAYHNDRSEKHEMTVKVLVKNGANIEAADKDGKTPLHLAIESRHRDAARFLLKRKANVNATDLSGRTPLFYAIECLRLGETPELIEQLVQLLLDYGANAQVTDNLGRTVKDVAIEKKCFSVVALLIRARDSNIVGSGSPSSLGGDEEMDDEEDDEEDGEEEDEEDDEDDEDGEDGETSG, encoded by the coding sequence ATGTCACACTTCAATAACTACACTGGCTGGGCCAACCCACCCAACTACGGCGCACAAGAGACAGACGAGGCAGCACTGCTTCTCGCAGCTGATCTTGACGATAAAGATACTGTTCAATTTTTGTTGGAGAGTGGGGTCTCTGTCGAGGCCGAAAACGAATCAGGCGAGACAGCAATCTTTGTCGCAAGTCGAAAAGATATTATTCAACTACTGCTGAACTACGGGGCTGATATCAATGCTGTTAATAATGATGGCAATACACCGCTGCAcgaggctgttgttggttgcGATTCAGCTAGGGTTCGACTATTGCTAAAGAGCGGCGCAAATGTCGAAGCTTTAGACCGAAATCTTGATACAGCGCTGCAGGTTGCAGCTATGCAGGGCCAGCCAGAGACTGTTAAAGTACTGCTGAAACATAACGCCAGCGTCGAAGCTGCTGTCCGAGAAGGTGAAACACCGTTGCACCTTGCAGCAATGTACAACACCACAGATTGTACCAAACTTCTGTTGAAACATAAAGCAGATCTTAAGAATACTGATCACCGTGGCAATACACCTCTACATTGCGCAGCTTATTATGGCGCGTGGGGGGATGTCGAACTGCTGCTCAAATGGCACGCAAGGATCAACGCCACCAATACTAATGGCCGGACAGCACTGCATCAGGCTGTTTCCTCGGATTCTTGTGCCTACCACAACGATCGGTCTGAAAAACACGAAATGACCGTCAAGGTATTGGTGAAAAATGGCGCAAACATCGAGGCTGCTGATAAAGACGGTAAAACACCGCTCCATCTAGCTATTGAGTCTCGTCACAGAGATGCAGCCAGGTTTTTACTAAAAAGGAAGGCTAATGTTAATGCCACTGATCTCAGTGGTAGAACACCTCTGTTTTATGCCATTGAGTGCCTTCGGCTCGGGGAAACCCCTGAACTCATAGAGCAGCTTGTTCAGCTACTGTTGGATTATGGAGCCAATGCTCAGGTTACCGATAATTTGGGCCGTACAGTAAAAGACGTGGCTATTGAGAAGAAGTGTTTTTCTGTCGTCGCGTTGTTGATCAGAGCACGAGACTCGAATATTGTGGGTTCGGGAAGCCCGTCGTCACTAGGAGGGGACGAAGAaatggacgatgaagaagatgacgaagaagatggtgaagaggaggacgaagaggatgatgaagatgatgaagatggcgaagatggcgaaaCAAGTGGATAG